The Solanum dulcamara chromosome 2, daSolDulc1.2, whole genome shotgun sequence region CTACTGCTGTACTGCATAAATCATGACTTTCTCTAGACACCATAAGACATGTTGCACATTCACCAATTGGAAATACAAACAAAACTATGACTATCATAACCCTCAAACAGCCACAGAATATAAATGCCTCATTCAAAAGAAGCGGAGGAGGCAAAATGGTATGAGGAACCTCCAGATCATCCTaaaccaaaagaagaaaactaaCTTGCTAACTGCAAGAAATTCAGTCCCTTGAAAAGGAACTTGTCGACTTGAAGAAGGAAACAAGTTTTGGcaggaaagagaagaagaaaacaaaataaaagaattgcATGTTAGTCAATTTTTCTAGCTtcaattattttctattttttcattttccaccAGACAACACATGGCCATAGCAAGTTATGAAACATAAACGTAATGTACACAAAGCATACATAAAAACCAAAGATAAGAGATTTGTTGTTCTCTAATGCATATCATACATGCAAGTACTTCGATACGTACTAAATGGAAGAAGTATATCTAAACATAGCCTTACACATACCTGAAAATGCAAGCTTGTCAAACATTGAGCAATTCGACGAAACAACGGCACCATACACCTTTGGAAATCTGGTGGTTGAGTAGCTTCCAAGATTTCCTCCAACTCACCAAGGAACATGACCTCTTTTGAGCTATTTGTTACTGGCCAATACTTTAACAATCCCCTAATAACTGTATCAGCAAGCTTGCAATCTTTCTCCACAAACTGTGTCATACAATAAGTTAACTGTTGATGGTACATGGCTAAGCATTTGGGTTTATGCAAGGGAATCAATGTCCGGACAAGAAAAAGCTTGTGTTCTTCTTTTAGTGGCAAAGCAAACCCATTGATTATGCTGCCAAGAATTTCCAGAAGCTCCGCAATCCCATTATGTTTTTCAGTCTCAAAAACAAAACGATAAAATATGTTATTAATAGCCTTCCTGATGTAAGGTCGGTGTACCATAAACTTCCCATAGACACGGTGCAGTATTATTTTCAAGTACTCCCTCTCCCTAGGGTCCTCAGAGTCAAAAATATCAAGCAATCTGAGAACAAAGGAATGATCTATGTATTTTTTGGCAACTTTTGCATCAGTTTCGGGTGATGCAACAAACCTCAGAAGGAACTCATACACAATCTGCAGATGTGGCCATGAAGGATCCATTGCAGGTTCATCCTCTTCCACATCGAAGGCTAACATCTTGCTCTCTCGAGGCTGGGGCATGAGTTCCCTGAACAAATTTGTAGACACCATCTTTACTACTGCTTGCATCACCACTTCTGTAAATTTTACATTTGCAGAAGTGACATACTCCACAAGCTCCAATAACGTCTGTCGCTTGATATCCTTTTCTTTAAGGTTCTTTGTAGGATCAGTGAAGTCAAACAAAACAGAACACATGTTAAGCTTCCTAATAAATAAGTTGTGTTTCTCAGAATTGGGAACATCCCTAAAACTAGGCAATGCATCGTAAGAAGCTGCAACGAGATTCCCATTAAGCTTTAAACTTCCATATCGAATAAATTTATCCCCTGTTGAAGCTGACACAGAATAAGGGGCTGAAATAACAGTATTAGCTGATACCCCAACCTTTTTACTTCCTCCATCACTTTTCTTTGAACTAGTTGAACCAGCCGTTTTCGACTGCTTCTTCTTACCAAATATCTGCTTGATCATATTTCTCTTCAGCCACCCACTTTGCACAAACAAgtaaatatatagtatatatattcaACAGTAAGaaataaaactaaataaagtcaTCAAACAAAAATCAAGATTTCCTCCTTAGCTTAAAGCCACAAGCCACAAACTCAGAATTCCACAAAATGATGCATTAAAAGAAGACTTTTTTTTTCAACCTCAAAGAAATTCCAACTCAGATCAAGAATCATGCAATACCTGAATCAAACCCATGTGTAAAGTTTGAACCTTTTTGACTTAAAACTATATGCAAAGATAAATTATATCAAAGAAACCCCACCTTTTTCAACTTTCCTCTTCCACTGCCAAAATGGGGTTTACAAATAAAGTATATTCCCACACGCTCTCTTCACTTTCCCCCAAAacaaagtttgaatttttaatGGAAATTGAGATATAATtgctctttctttctttatacTTACAGAGGAAGTAAGAATTTGGTGAATCAATTTTGGGGTTCTTGATTTTTGGTGTTGTTTGTTGACTGGGTAAATATTGTTCTTGGAATTGTATGATAGTCTGACTCGGACCAAACGACCAAAGGCCCAGTCTTAATTCTCTATACTTTCTTAATTGGTAGTAATTTGGTACAAGTCAAATGCCCAAACCGGACGGAAAGCAACTTTACAATATTCAAATGTTTAAAATATTTGCTAGTAGTGTTATTTTAATAATAGTATTGCccagatattttaaaatataataaattttaaactgaaaaataactaatataaattattattgagTAACAAAAGTGCTTGTTTAATCATGTATAATGCTttgatttaatatatatatatatttaatgttaataaaattttatcctAATCTATGTGCAAAATGAGAATATGTTCTTCAAAGACACCAAAACGTTATTCTAACAACTTCTCCTTCTTTTAGTATAATGAAGATTAATAGTATATGTGGCGTGTGTTGAATTGATATTtgtgttaattaattaaatttaaaatttaaattcatagaCAAATCTAAAACCTAGTGTTAAGAATACTAATTATACTTTTAGctaaaatctaaatataatttGTAAAGCATGTTGCCACCTCTTTAGGACACTCATCTCTCATTTAATCCTGCAAAATAAGACAATTTTCATTTaatcaaatataatttcaaaaaatatggatgcacaaaaaaatgaatatcaataaacaatataaaaaaaaatactatgatCAAATTAATTTACATAACTTAGCAGTGGCAGATAATATTAAgatttagttttaaaaattttaagctaattttacataaataattaatatattatttttttaatattaattagatAAAGATTAAAAGTTACAAACACCAccgatgtaatgaccctccaggtcatttttgatttttttcagtgtttagagcttttctgtagcgaccccaagtcttTTACGATTTGCTGGCACTGACAATTCGATTTTCTGGTCGTTCGCTTGGGTTTTATGCCCGATTCTCTGTCTTGaagctcttagagtttgaatggttgacttcagtTAAAACTCTAGGAAGacaacctcagaatggaattataatggttccatcagctctagaatggtcattttaggcaaATAGCATGTTGACCTCGAGTTCCGAGCCTTTCGGTgtgagtttgagccattaggcattttagcctttaagctttagcctaaggttgactttggtcaagaTTTTTTGGTAAACGCACTCGGATTAAAATTCTGTCAACgcggttagctccaaaatgttgagtttggtctagaacgacccttcgtgaGTTTTTGAGACTTCCGATCTCATTTCGAGCCTCCTTGTAGAATTGGCAAAAATGGTGCATGAGTGTGGGACCTATTTTTGTCAAGATGACCTCAAATGGGAATTTTAACTGTGTCGTTGAGTCTagaatattgaatttggtggggtagcatagttcgttTGCGCGCACGAAATTtcgaatgaatcccgagcatCCCGTCGGATTTTTTGATCTTGGCCAAACCTGCTGATGCAACTCAGCTGGTGCAGGCTCAACTACCCTTCATGTTCGCAAGCCTGAGAGCTGTGTTCGCGAAGCCCAGCCTCCTAGGCCTACGCGATCGCAATGTCTTGTCTTCGATTGCCGGGGTCAAGTCTGCTGGCCCTTCACATTCGCAAGGGTACCCTTTCACGATCGCGAAGGTCTAAAATCTATGATCAAATTAATTTacataacaaaatataaaaaaatgaatatcaataaacaatataaaaaaaatactatgatCAAATTAATTTACATAACTTAGCAGTGGCAGATAATATTAAgatttagttttaaaaattttaagctaattttacataaataattaatatattatttttttaatattaattagatAAAGATTAAAAGTTACAAACACCAccgatgtaatgaccctccaggtcatttttgattttttcagtgtttagagcttttctgtagcgaccccaagtcttTTACGATTTGCTGGCACTGACAATTCGATTTTCTGGTCATTCGCTTGGGTTTTATGCCCGATTCTCTGTCTTGaagctcttagagtttgaatggttgacttcagtTAAAACTCTAGGAAGacaacctcagaatggaattctaatggttccatcagctctagaatggtcattttaggcaaATAGCATGTTGACCTCGAGTTCCGAGCCTTTCGGTgtgagtttgagccattaggcattttagcctttaagctttagcctaaggttgactttggtcaagaTTTTTTGGTAAACGCACTCGGATTAAAATTCTGTCAACgcggttagctccaaaatgttgagtttggtctagaacgacccttcgtgaGTTTTTGAGACTTCCGATCTCATTTCGAGCCTCCTTGTAGAATTGGCAAAAATGGTGCATGAGTGTGGGACCTATTTTTGTCAAGATGACCTCAAATGGGAATTTTAACTGTGTCGTTGAGTCTagaatattgaatttggtggggtagcatagttcgttTGCGCGCACGAAATTtcgaatgaatcccgagcatCCCGTCGGATTTTTTGATCTTGGCCAAACCTGCTGATGCAACTCAGCTGGTGCAGGCTCAACTACCCTTCATGTTCGCAAGCCTGAGAGCTGTGTTCGCGAAGACCAGCCTCCTAGGCCTACGCGATCGCAATGTCTTGTCTTCGATTGCCGGGGTCAAGTCTGCTGGCCCTTCACATTCGCAAGGGTACCCTTTCACGATCGCGAAGGTCTAAAATCTTGTGGGTCGCAATCTCAAACCTTGGGCTCGGCAATCTCAAGCCTTGGGCTCCGCGATCGCAATGGCTTATTGGGACTAgtcttttaaataaagaccAGTCGCTAATCAGTTGACTCCTATTTATTGTTCTTGCAATTTTGGGAGCTAGGAAGCTCTAAATTGGGCGATTCCAAGTGCTAGTTGTTTGAGTTGATCCCGGCTACATGTTGGCATGTTTGGGGAAGTGTGGGAAGCGTCGTGTGGAGGTAATTCCTACCCAATAGGAGCTGTCTAAGCTTAGTTTAGGACTTTAATGGTGAAATTTATTCATGGGTTATTTTTCTTGGTTTCGAGCTTCGAATAGGGTTGTAATTTGGGACATAATTTCATTAAGATCAAATAAAAGTTTTTACGGAGTTGATTTTGAAATTCTCATCACGGATCCCACAATCTCATTTTTGACTCAATTTTGATTCCATCTCCGAAAAATGCGTTTTGGTGTTAAAATGTCCTTATTGATGATgggatcaatattttgatagaatGGAGGCAATTGGAGTTGATTTTAGAGAAGAAAGCTACCGGAAAGTGGACTTGAAACGTGTACTCCGCTTCGAGGTTGACTACGGTCTTAATtcctttgattgagcttcataaggtattgtttagtatGAATTACTTATggtttgaattgtatatgacgggttaggatcaattcctaattTTTTGCTTCCTTGTCCTGATATGAGCtttaggctaggttgcctttatgagacttTCAGTTTAGTTGGTaaaattattgattatgcctCAGTTTGACCTTGATTAGTTTATTTTAGGTGGCTTGTTCGATGTTTTATGGTGGTTGGAAGAATGGTGCCTTAGAATTGAGTTTGGGTTGACCCATAGTTGTTGTAGCTGCTGTTAGCGGGAATGTCTGAGACTTAGTGTCCTTCACTTTTGTAGCACCTAATTTGGAGGCTTAGTGTAGTATCTTTCACCCGGATAAGCTTGTGAATTACTGTTGGGCCCCATTTCTGAACTTCGAGTTAAAATCCTTATGCTTTCCTTTTGCCGTTTGGCTGTGCTTGTCCTCTCGAGGTTGTGCTTTAGTTGGATCTGGTACTATTGATTGATTAGCTGAAAACTTGTTTCCTCAtatcctcctccttgttacccagttCGGATTGAGCtcccttttgggccttgttgttgagttagatgagtagatttgagccttatgttatgacccgccacttgatcttgaagaaggtagaagaatctagagtcttggagaggttagtggaagactctagatccttatagaaacttgtagagaagtcttgaaagacttagaattctctagagtgtgtagagaattctagagagggacttctttgtaaatatagagggacttgtatagcaatttttatttatacttgggccccttaggagtagtataaatagagggggcattcatttgtagcaaaccatcaagcaaacaagtattcttccaagcaatacaaaagccttcttcataaaagctctcttgtctttcttacaatctagcattcccttagcgatctagtcttaaaggcttacttgagcttacaagatcgtgaaagattcgtgagtaagttgtcaagtgccgcacggaagtcttagtggaagtctaagtccgtgacaacgtggtatcagagtcaagttctactaagggatatggcaagtgagggagacatcaatGCCACTACCGCCACTaacgtcaagcaagatgttggaaggaagcaccgcaaaggaaagaaaaattctaagagaaatgaggaggtgccgtttgagcctacaccaagcgaggccctaacatcctactcaccctcggccactgAGGTTAGTGACGATGAGCGAGGTGAGGAGCCCGTGGACATCACGCCCGGCATGGAGTGGATTGCAAGGGTAGATGCTGCCCGGCAAGCTGTGGAGATATTAggcaagcgcttgaacaaggtcgacggcaagttcaagtctctagaggagttcacccttgaggagaatgacaacatccggaaggagttggaggtgcgcaaggctgccgagtacgagatgaaggaggtgatcacttccttggagtgtcggctcatggacgcgctaagcacggtggagaccatgaaggccgagatGGCAGCACTCAAAGGAGACATAGATGCTGGGAGATGCATGACGTCCAGTACGGACcgggaggccaagattgaggctcccaagccaccaatgttcaaaggtgcccgtgatgcacaagaggtggagaacttcctttggcacttggagaattacttcaagtgtaacaaagtgaagagcgacgagacgaggatcaacacggccgtgctatacctctcggagatggccatgttatggtggaagcgcaaggagtccgagatcgggaagggtctatgcaccatcaacacctgggagcagttccgggatgagttcaagaaggccttcttccccaacaatgtcatctatgaggccaaacgCAAGTTTCGGGAGCTGAAGCATACGGGTAGCATACGTGcctatgtgaaggagttcactacccttacacttcaaatccccaaccttacagatgaagatatgctcttccacttcatggatgggctGCAGAGTTGGGCCAAGACGGAGTTGGAGCGCCGTcaagtcagcaccatcgatgagTCCATCACCCAAGCCGAAGCCTTGACGGACTTTAAGCATGACAGAGTCAAGGGCAAAGAAATAAGGAGTAGTCATGCCAAAGGTGGGGGAGATCGTGGCAAAGGCAAAGATCAACATCCTTCACCCAAGAGCCATGATTCCAACAAGTCCGACGGTAGGAGGTTCGGGCGACAGGGCTACGCCGAGAGAAAAGAGCAGACCACGAAGGGCAGCGGCTGCTACATATGTGGAGGTCCTCACGGCTATGCTAGGTGTCCggagatgaagaaccttggtgccatacTGCGGGAGCGAAAGGATAAGGAAGTGGACCAAGGGCAGGGCTCGGACACGACTCATCTAGGCATGATTGGGCTATGTGGAGCCATCGCGAAGCAAGCTGAGAAGGCAGGGGATTATTCTGCCCAATATGTTGACATATCCATCAACGGACGACCAGCTCGTGCCATGGTGGATTCTGGAGCAGAAGCCAACATCATGACCAAGACGGCGGCAGCAAGAttggggctaagttatgggCCAAGCAACACCCGCCTGAAGACGGTCAACGCACCATTGACTCCCGTGTGCGGAGTCGCTCATGGAGTGGACATCACGCTGGGCAAGTGGCAAGGTAAGATAAACTTCACTGTCgcccccttagatatctttgatatcatccttggaCAGGAGTTCTTCCAACGGTACCACACGATGATCGatccctacctccaacaactcttggtgatggagcGAGAGGGACCCTGCATGGTACCTCTAGTCAAGATGCCAAAGAAGGAAGGACAAACCCACCTGTCGGCCATGCAGCTTGTGAAGGGACTAAAGAAGGGGGAGCCGACGTTCGTAGCCACCATTGCGAGCTTGGATGAAGACAATGGTGCTAAGGAGACATTGCCACCTTGCATAGAGAAGGTGcttgaagaaaacaaagacGTGATGCCCGAAGAGTTGCCAAAACACCTACCTCCAAGGCGCGAGGTAGACCACAGGATCGAGTTGGAGCCAGGAGCGAGGCCGCCCGCATACCCACCATACCGCATGGCTCCACCCGAGTTAGAGGAGCTGAGGAAGCAGTTGAAGGAGCTCCTCGAGGCCGGTCATATCCGTccatccaaggcaccttatggCGCGCCGgtgttatttcaaaagaagaaggatggctcgTTGCGCCTATGTATAGACTATCGGGCGCTCAATAAGGTGaccgtgaagaacaagtatcccatcccgctcattgccgacttgtttgatagacttggacAGGCCAAGTAATTCACCAAGGTGGATTTAAGGAAGGGCTACTACCAGGTACGCATAGCAGAGGGAGATGAACCGAAGACCACATGTATAACGAGGTATGGAGCATACGAGTGGTTGGTGATGCCCTTCGGCCTAACCAACGCACCCGCCACTTTTTgcacactaatgaacaagatcttCCACCCCTACCTAGATCAGTTTGTAGTAGTctacttggatgacatagtcatctatAGCAACACCTTGGAGGAGCACGTGGAGCATCTAAAGAAAGTATTCCAAGTCTTGCGCGAGAATGAACTTTTCATCAAGCGGGAGAAGTGCAAGTTCGCCCAACATGAGGTgcacttcttgggacatgttatcaGCCAGGGAGAGCTACGGATGGACGAAGCAAAAGTTCGGGCCATCAAAGAGTGGGAGGCGCCCACAAAGGTAACCgaacttagatcttttcttggacttgctAACTATTACCGCAGGTTCATAAGCGCCTACTCCGCTAAAGCCGCTCCACTTACTGagctattgaagaagaataagctgTGGGTTTGGAGCGAGGAGTGCAAGGAGGCCTTTGAAGACCTCAAGGCTGCCGTGACAGAGGAGCCGGTCCTAGCGTTGCCTGACTTCTCCAAGACATTCGAAGTGCATACGGACGCCTATGACTATGCCATTGGAggagtattgatgcaagagAGTCACCCTATCACCTTCGAGAGCCGCAAGCTGAACGAGACAGAACGGCGGTACACCGTGCAGGAGAAGGAGATGACAGCCATCGTCCATTGCCTACGCACGTGGAGACACTACTTACTTGGCTCTAAGTTCTTAGTCAAGACCGACAACGTGGCCACTAGCTACTTCCAGTCACAGAAGAAACTCACCCCGaagcaagctaggtggcaagactTCTTGGCCGAGTTTGACTATGAACTGGAGTACAAGCCGGGCAAAGGCAATGTTGTGGCCGATGCCCTTAGCAGGAAGTTTGAGCTGGCGGCCATCACCACAGCACATTGCGACATCCAAGATGCAATCAAGGATGGTCTACAGCATGACCCAGAGGCAAAGAAGCTTATGGAGTTAGCCGTTCAGGGCAAGACAAGGCGCTTCTGGGTAGAAGATGGACTCTTGCTTACCGCCGGGCGAAGGATCTATGTGCCGAAATTCGGGACTATCAGGCGAcgaatcatgaaggaaagtcATGACACATTATGGGCCGGACATCCAGGGCAGCGTCGCACGAGGGCATTGATTGAGGCGATTTACTACTGGCCACGCATGCGGGACGATATTGAATGCTATGTGCAGACTTGTCTTGTGTGCCAGCAAGACAAAGTAGAGCAGCGCCAACTAGGAGGACTCTTGGAGCCCCTGCCCATAGCGGAGCGTCCATGGGAGAGcgtgaccatggacttcatcacatGCTTACCGAAGTCCGAAGGGTACGGGACGATTATGGTCGTGGTGGACAGGTTCTCCAAATATGCCAGCTTCATGCCCGCCATGGCAGGTTGCACTGCTAAGGAAGCTGCCAGgctatttttcaagaatgtggtGAAGTATTGGGGATTGCCAAGACATATCATTAGCGATAGAGACCCACGCTTCACCGGgaacttttggagagaattgttcGAAATTCTTGGCACAAAATTAcatttctccactagtttccaCCCGCAGACAGACGGCCAGACGGAGCGAGTCAATGCCTTACTGGAGTGCTACTTGAGGCACTTTGTGAGCTCCCATCAGAAAGATTGGGCGAGACTACTGGACGTAGCCCAATTCTCTTACAACCTACAGCGGAGTGAGGCCACAGGGCGAACACCATTCGAGCTAGCCACAGGCCAacagccacaaactccacattcACTACTGGCCGCGTTCGAGGGCAAGAGTTTGGGGGCCTATCACATGGCCAAGGGCTTTGAGGAGCAGCTCGACACtgccaagtcttatttggacaaggcagcgaaaaagatgaagaagtttgccgACCGCAAGCATCGTCCCACGGATTACCAAGTTGGAGACATGgtcttggtcaagttcaaccGCAGGCAATTCAAGGCGTTGCGAGGCATACATCAAAACTTGGTGCGAAAGTATGAGGGCCCGTTCAGGATCGTTGCCAAGGTTGGCAAGATCTCTTACAGGTTGGAGCTACCACCGCATATTAAGgttcatccagtcttccatCCAGCGTCCTCAAGCCGTACCATGAGGACAAGGATGATCCTAGACGAGGAGAATCAAGTCGGGCGCCACTCACAATCACCGCCTCCCATGATCGAGACATCGAGGCCATTGTGGACTACCAAGCCAAGCAAAAATAGGGACAACAGGCCACTGCTATATTCTTAGTCCattggaagggacaatctccGGAGGAGGCCACCTGGGAGAGATATGAAGACCTGTGGCAGTTCAAAGACAAGATCCGGGAGTTCTTGCAGCAGTAGTGCGCCGCGGTCGTCGCcacatcaggtgggggagagtgttatgacccgccacttgatcttgaagaaggtagaagaatctagagtcttagagaggttagtggaagactctagatccttatagaaacttgtagagaagtcttgaaagacttagaattctctagagtgtgtagagaattctagagagggacttctttgtaaatatagagggacttgtatagcaatttttatttatacttgggccccttaggagtagtataaatagagggggcattcatttgtagcaaaccatcaagcaaacaagtattcttccaagcaatacaaaagccttcttcataaaagctcttttgtctttcttacaatctagcattcccttagcgatctagtcttaaaggcttacttgagcttaaaagatcgtgaaagattcgtgagtaagttgtcaagtgccgcacggaagtcttagtggaagtctaagtccgtgacacttAGGCCTTGGTCAGAGGTCGATTATATGTGTTAGTTATGtttctatgctctagagggta contains the following coding sequences:
- the LOC129880437 gene encoding serine/threonine protein phosphatase 2A 57 kDa regulatory subunit B' theta isoform-like → MGLIQIFGKKKQSKTAGSTSSKKSDGGSKKVGVSANTVISAPYSVSASTGDKFIRYGSLKLNGNLVAASYDALPSFRDVPNSEKHNLFIRKLNMCSVLFDFTDPTKNLKEKDIKRQTLLELVEYVTSANVKFTEVVMQAVVKMVSTNLFRELMPQPRESKMLAFDVEEDEPAMDPSWPHLQIVYEFLLRFVASPETDAKVAKKYIDHSFVLRLLDIFDSEDPREREYLKIILHRVYGKFMVHRPYIRKAINNIFYRFVFETEKHNGIAELLEILGSIINGFALPLKEEHKLFLVRTLIPLHKPKCLAMYHQQLTYCMTQFVEKDCKLADTVIRGLLKYWPVTNSSKEVMFLGELEEILEATQPPDFQRCMVPLFRRIAQCLTSLHFQVAERALFLWNNDHIENLIKQHRKVILPIIFPALERNATNHWNQAVHGLSLNIQKIFYDLDPELFKECLHKFQEDELKEDEVKSKREATWKRLEELAAKNTTSNEAVLVPSSGHSRT